Genomic window (Megamonas funiformis):
ATATATGCAAAAACTAAAAATTGGTTTTATTGGCATTGGTGTAATGGGAAAATCCATGGCAAATAATCTCTTAAAAGCTGGATATGAAGTCATGGTTTATACGCGTACAAAGCAAAAAGCTGAAAGTTTATTAACTAAAGGTGCAAAATGGTTTGATAGTGCCAAAGCTTTAGCCCAAAATGTAGATGTAATCATCTCTATGGTGGGTTATCCTCAAGATGTAGCAGAAATCTATTTAGGTGAAAATGGTGTAATTAAAAATTTGAAACCACAAAGCATAATTATAGATATGACTACTTCTAGTCCAAAACTGGCTCAAGAGATTTATCAAGAAGCTCAAAAATATGAAATAAAATCTTTAGATGCACCTGTATCTGGTGGAGATGTAGGAGCAAAAAATGGTACACTTGCCATTATGGTTGGTGGCGATAAAGAAGTTTATGAAGAAGTTTTGCCGATTTTTGAAG
Coding sequences:
- a CDS encoding NAD(P)-dependent oxidoreductase, which translates into the protein MVKYMQKLKIGFIGIGVMGKSMANNLLKAGYEVMVYTRTKQKAESLLTKGAKWFDSAKALAQNVDVIISMVGYPQDVAEIYLGENGVIKNLKPQSIIIDMTTSSPKLAQEIYQEAQKYEIKSLDAPVSGGDVGAKNGTLAIMVGGDKEVYEEVLPIFEAMGKTICYFGKAGSGQYAKMSNQIAIASNMMGVCEAVAYAKKCGLNPQDLLDVISTGAAGSWSISNLAPRMLKGDFAPGFFIKHFIKDMKIAIESADEMNLDLPGLKLAKSLYEKLAKEGYENNGTQALLKYYDAE